The Gossypium raimondii isolate GPD5lz chromosome 2, ASM2569854v1, whole genome shotgun sequence genome segment CTCATAGCACAAAACTCTGACGATGATTTCCAAAGCTGAAATGTTGATTAACAACTTAGGAGCGGTCGAAATAAGTCAAATAGATAAGAAGTGTCAATTTCAACACAATTCCTTCAAAATACCTCAAGACTTGATGTAAAACCAGGAAATGTCAGTGTCAAAGACCCTTTATCACCTTGCAAGCCAGAAGATACTATAAAACCATTTGGTCTTTTCAGCTTTATGTCAGCTATTAATAAGTCATCTAGACCACAATCCACATCCCATAAATGCAAAAAGGACAAACTAAATCGAACAAGATATTCTTCAAGTGACTTGATCCAGTCATGCTCTTCTATGGCATCTGTCGAACTCTGATCAGTATTAAAGCCATCATCCGAATTTAAATGACGGGGACTAAATGCCTCACTCAAATGTTCCTTTATATAGCTATTCTCTCGCCCATCACCATTCTTTGATATACGCTTGCGCTTCTGACAAGGATCAATCAATGCTGCAAGATCAAAACTCAGGGTAGCAATTCCAGGATATGGGCAAAAGCATTTAATGGGTTGCTTTCTAGTTCGAGAATCAAATGGTGCCTTTCCAGAATTCAGTTTACTATTATTTGCTAGCAAAGTACTAGACCCAGTCATTTTTGACAAAGAAACCCCACTTTCTGAACTATTTAACCTGTGCTGAGATAAGTTCCCATCCTCATGTATTGGAAGAAGTAATGATGAAACTGAGGTATTTCCACTCAGTGATGAACCAGAAATGGAAGTCACGCTAATTTCTTTGCAGAAATGATCAAACATCGAATGTGAAGCAGTCCCACGAAGGACCCTTTCTCTGGAGCCGGTCTTCACATCCCATATGTATAGAACATCAATGGCATCAGAAACTCTGGAATGGTGCCGGCAGAGACATGCAATATAACCTCTTGCACCATCCCAAACAAGTTTTGCAGGATAGTCAGGATGTCCAGGAAACATTCTCTCCACCCTTAATGTCTCAAGTGAAGTAAGAGCAACACAAGAGTCCTCTCCGACAGAGAGAAAGCAATCACTCCAAGGGCGTTCAGTTCGAGCAGGGGGTAGAATGATTTGGCGCACAGGACCAACATGTTGGTGCATGACTGTAACAAGATTACCAGAATCAAGATCCCATATACGAATAGTGCAATCCATGCTTCCAGAAACTAAAACCTGACTAAAACTCCATCCTTTTGCAGCACCCATCATCCGATGTGCTGCCAGACATAGTATAGCACCCGTATGCCCAGCAAAGTTTTGTTTGGATATATGAGAGTCTACCTCAAGGCGTGGACTTCCAGCTGGAGAATCAAGCCCCCTAAACAAATTGAACCACACAACTTGGATTTGACCACTAGAGAAGCCATATACAATCGCAGAAGGAGCATAAAGATTTTCAGAAATAACCATGGAAGAAGATACAGTTTGTCCCTTAGGGACAGAATAACAACTATCATCTACATGTATGCTATCGACAGTTTCTGAGACGGAAACAGAGCTCTGAATAGATGTTAATTTGGTATTGAATCCACCCAAAGATTCGCTTTTACGATCTAAACCAGCAGTCGGAGTCCAGCCAAGAAACGAAATGCCTTGTCCAAGCATTTTGCATTCATCAAAGAGTTTGCCACGATCACATCTCTGCTGAAGTGACCAGATTGTAACACGTGGTTTCCATTGAAATGAGTCTTCAATAGTGAAGCAAACTGATTCAACCCGAAGAAGTATTTGGCTCAAGtggacaaaagaaaaagacaaccTTGCACCCAGGGGAAATGACGTGGCAGGGATTTCACAAAGAGGCTCATAATTGAATGTGTTATCTAAATATGATATTGCATACAAAACTGCAGATCCTCTATTATTCCACACTAAAAATATTTCAGATTCATGGGTTACACCAGTAATTTGTGCATTCCCATAATTTTTACTTTCAAGAAACATAGCCCCTACAACATGTGACTGACCATGATCATCTTCAACACAAAGGACATTGTTCATGAAAAGAATCACTCCTATTGTAATGGCACCGTCCAACAGCCTAAATATAGATCGATCTTTTAAAACAGTAGCAACAGTAGTCCTACACGTTGCAATTGACACTACTTGTCCAGCCTCAACAAGGCCATCTTCCCATGCCTCTATTTCTTGCTTAGAAGATTTCTGCAACCTAGTCTCACCCTCACTACCTTGATGAAAGTCCTTTGACAAAGGAACCAATTGTAGCTTACCAAAGGAGTCAGCCAAGAGTGAACAATGTATTTCTCCATCATCAACTGAAGAAACAACATCCATAAACTTCAAAGGCCCAATGGACAAATTCCCATGAAAAACGGTTTGTACAATAGTAAGAGTATACGTATCAACAATAACAACAGTACACTTAGGAGGCTTCCTGTTCTGAGATTCTTTATCCATTGAAATCTCACCCCCTTCGGCAGATTCCATCAACTGGTGGTCAGTTAAATGTGCAGCATCAATAAAGCAACAGCCTACACAAGCATATCTTGGATTCCAAGGCAATGTACGAATAATCGATGGGCTGCCCACCCAAGGTGGCAGTTTTCTTCTACGCCTGCAGTGGCCACTACTTCTGCTCCAGACGCACAACATACTGTCAGTACAAGCACTTAGTAAGGCACCCCCATTATCAAAGCTAGAGTTGAAAGCAACATTACTTGAATAGTCCATGCTTTGTTCTCCAGATACTACAATGGGACAGCAAATGGCGAGATCAGCTATTGGTGCAGCATGACCGCACAACATAGCAATTGGTCGAATTTCCTGAATATGATACAAATTTCGACCATCAGTCTAAATTCAACAATCTAAACTATACCCTAGCAAAACCCAGATTTGCTACCGAGCAAATgcatatataatatcaaattgaagCTCTCTGGTCATTCAATTGCATAACACAAATATAATAagctaattattcttaataagaAGAAGAGAACCCGAATCTTTTAGTTATATTGTTTTCCTAAATTGAATCGAGTAAAGTTAGTTGGTTACCGAGTGGGAATCTGAATTGGAGAGGTTCCACCAGAGGATGGAGCCATCGGATCCGCCGGTGTAGAGAGTCGGAGGGTGGTTGAGAGCGGCTGTGGCTGTGACACGGTGGACCGGAGGCGTGCCTGACCATATACACGCCACGGATCGGCACTTCATGGCCTATGTAGTAGCTCTGCCTTCAAATGTGTTGAAGGCTGCGTTTTTATTACAAATTCGATGCGCAAGTGTCTATATTTTGGACCCAGATACCACTATATACATTTTTGCTTATTTCTTTGTTCTGGGCATGAATCTTTTCGAATGAACTTTTTACTGGTACCACTACCACTCTCTCTCTATTCATCAGTACTTCATAATTTTGCCAGAGTTTTGAGAATCTTCTACTTACTTAGTTagcaaaatgaaaagaaaaaggttgatctaattatatatttttcaggatttcttttttaagttttaccAGGACAGGACCGGTCCAATTAAAGTTGAACCAATAAACCGATATAAACCAACAATTGAATAGgacctttttaattatttttatttttatgtaatttttaataatttatttaaacaaagtTCCAAATACAACCCACATAACATCGAAAGTAAGAGCCAATTGTAAATCTTGGTTCCCTATTTTATCCAAGCTATCAGTATTTAAGATTTACGATGTTATCAAACTCTCATAAATTTTGCCTTTGTGAAAGCGCATTGCATTGTATCATGGATGGTTCTGATTTTAAAGCCGCTGAAGTGCCTGAAACTACTTCAGGCTTTTGTTCATAGGTTACCAAAATCTCAATGTTAAAGCATAAAACGGCCGAGAGCCATAGCCACCaagttcataattttttttctttccatttgaCTTGGAAGGGTACTACCCCAACCACAACAGAAGCTGAAAACAGTTACGATACGAAATGATATTTCGTTACCTACAAGAATTAAAAATCAACATACTGGAATTAGAATCCGGTTTTACATATGATAAGAAAAACCAAGTTCCGGCTGGTAACCGAGCTCCATAGCTCTTCTCCTATGTCATTCCAGCAACTTTACCTTCCAATTTCCTTCCTTTTGCATCCAACAATAGTCCAGCCAGCCATCACAGTTTCATTCAACAAAACACCATCATTAAGTAGATACAAGAACGACCCTATTGGTCTATTGGTCATCCAACATTGAACTTTACGGTCTTACTCAGCGCTTCCCACCCtgaaagaagataaaaaaaggGCACAAATTGGTTTAGTGCCAGAAAAATAAAACGAAACACTCTGATAAAAACAGCTGAAAATGGACAATCTAACTAAAGCTGCACTTCCATCACTAAGTAAAAAAGAAGTGAAACCAGGGAAGGGGCTGTTCAGAAAGGCGCTGAGTCGTTGACAAAGCAGGAATCAATGTCAAAGGAAATTTTGATAGTAAATGGTTGaacctctctctctctctgtggCATATTTCTACATGGGTCCTATGTCCATTTGGTAATAACTGATCCATTGACCAGAAACAGTAGGACGCAGTTATACATTTATCTGGTGACTCAAGCTTTATACCTGATTATCGATAAATATTATAGGACGGAATTGCTTACCTTTATACATATATTCCTTGGtgattcaatttatcaattcatgaTGACTAATAGTTTCCTACCTTGTGAGGTGGGGTTCCTGGTCTGAATGTGTTGTTGCCAAATCCACCCTTTCCTTTCTTCTCTAAAGATTTAAGAATCTGAAACGAACATGTTAAACTATCATCCACACTCATCATAGCACCTGCATTATCGAATTCCCCGCAGTAGTTTGGAGCAGAGAATATGGTCACCAACTGTCGCTTTGCAAAGAACTCATAGCCATCTTCTACAACCTAAACGaagcataaaaacataaaatttaaaagacaatAAAGAATACAAACATTAATTACTAGAATTTAGTCAGTCTGCCCACATTGTTATACTGGCAGTAACACGAAGGTTCCAGGAACCCTAAACTCTTCATTTTTCACAAGTTTCCCACGAGTTCCTAATATACCATCAAGTCATGCAAatttagcaaaataaataaataaaacaaaacaaaacgaaGTTAAGGTCAATACGGATAACAATACCTGGTGAGCTCGGCAAATGAGATCAAGGTCATGTTTCTTAAGGAATTCAGAAACTATGTCAGCCCCAAATGTATATGAAACTCCCCTATCATTCTCTCCCCAGCCATCAAGATCTTTATCAGGATCAGCCCAAAGAAGGTCACAGAGAAGGCCCTGATCTGGCACATCAACAGGGCGAGAAATGCTACGGATCTGATCCAATGTTTTCAAGTCAGGAGATAATCCACCATGCATGCAAAGGATCTTCTCATCAATTAGAGCAGCAACAGGGAGGCAATTAAAgcattctgtaaacaacttccAGACACGAACATTAAACCTTCTTTTGCACTCATCATAGAAACCATATATACGGTTAATTGATGCACATTCATGGTTGCCTCTAAGGAGAAAAAAATTCTCtttgtatttgattttgtatGCTAGGAGAAGGCAAATTGTTTCAATGCTCTGCTTGCCACGATCAACATAGTCACCTAGGAATAAATAGTTTGCTGTAGGCGGATATCCTCCGTACTCAAACAAGCGTAGAAGATCAGAAAATTGACCGTGAACATCTCCTGCCAAAATAGTATGAAAGTAAACGCAGAATTATTACATTCCCAATttgttaaaacttaaaaaacctacagaaattaaaattatattatttatatgggaaaaaaaaaatgcaCACCAAGCTCGTTTGATGAAGATCAAGTTAATGCGGTAGTGAATGAAAGATAAATTCAAATTAGAGAAGTCCAAGCCCCTAGAATTACCAAGCAGACCTAACTGACTGAAATAAAAGACCTTGAAATTATTGAGCATGTGATCCTATATACAaaccaaaatgagaaaaaaacaCACAGAGCTATCGTTCAAGGCACAACAGCTTCTGCAAAACTCTAATGACACTTTAAGGCCCACTAAAACCATCACAAACTCCGATGAACCCTTTTGACATATGATGTACAGATGGAAGCAAAATTATTACACATCCCACCCCCCAAACacatacaaacaaaaaataCTAAGTGTTGAAGTAAAAAGAATAGGAAAAAAGGGACCAAGTCCATCTTTACGGAAAGGAACAAATATACAAACAGAATGCAGCtctaaaatcttattttaagTTCAGCCAGACACGAAAACATTCTGTGCTCCATGCCCCACATCTAAGGGTTAACATAATGCTAGCAAATGCAGAACCTTCATACGATAGCAGTAGTCTTGTTAGAAAATGTTTCTCATAGTATGAAAGTTCTCACTTTCCCTTGATAaatgcttttattattttccaccaCGTAGGggaatataatttatttaacttccGAATAGCACAAAATGCCAACAACTTTCCAAATTGAGACCCTTGTCATAGAAAAGTTGTCCCATGTCCACCGGACTGCATCTATCAAAGCACAATAACAAAAATCAAGATCATAAGCACactaaataataactaatacgCCCAAAACTTTAGAAAGGCTAAAGTATCATCTCATTATGGCATATGCATAATGCATGTTACATACAACTAGCTACAACAGTTTAGCCAAGTAGTGCGTGCAGTAAATATATCTTTACACAAAATTCACCTATCAATGATACTACTGCTTCCCTAACAACGACCTAGAGTTGTATTACTAAGATAtcagattacattttactcAAAATCTGTACATAAATAACAGCCAAAATTACATTGGAAAAGCCGGTGCTACCAAATAAAGAATTGGCATAATCTTCTAGGACTGCAAAGACTTACCTGCTGACAAACCAATCATGCATCTAGGATCCTTTATCCCCCAATAACGCATTATCAAATGCCAATGACAATTCACTTGACAGTCTAACCCCAAAACCCTTTAGTCCACTTTGACTGCTCTTCACAATCTTCCTAACTCTTTGCTTTTTAATCAAAAAgcatcttttataattaacaatttcatcTCAATAATTCTATAACAATCAGGAGCAACAAATTTTGGGTATAAATTAGCAAATTCTTACATCCATAGATATTCAAGATTGACAcattcaatgactaaaataaacCAAACGAACGTAAAAAGAAAGTAACCaaaataccccaaaataaaGCAACAATCAATTGTGTAAATTTACATCAGCCAGGTTTACATGACAGAAGGAGGAAAATAAGGCCTTTAAATTGTTAGTTTTTACCACAAATCTTGATAGGGGCTTCAAGCTCGAGAAGATTAGGCTGACTAAGAAAGCACTCTTTGGAGGCAGCACAAAGCTGCTTTATCTCAGCCTCCGTCAACTGAACTTGCTTTGTACTCCTCCCATTCTTCGTCCCTAGCAGCCTCCTTATGATATTATCAAGCAAATTCTCGTCCATctaaaagaaaccctaaaacaaCAAAGACCCTTTTCTCTCAAACTGGACCAGAAAACAATAGATTATCTTTATTCTTAAGCTGGGTTTCGTTAGTTTCTTTCAGCGTTACTGGCATTCATAGAGCAGCAGTGAATTGTGGGTTTTTTAAGAAATGAGGGGACAGATTTTGTGCAAGTCCTTTTAGAACTCCTTTTATATCCcctttatttttgcttaaaagataaaatttttttgggtaaaatacACTGATGTTCACTTAATTATTCGTAGATTTGTAATTTGGtcattcaattaatcaattataaaaagttataatttggtcactcaactatttgaAATTGATGACTTAAATTACACCTCTGTTAACCGTTAAGTCACTATCCCTCAAATATAGTGTTAGTCACccaattattaataagtttttattttggtcatctaactataaaaaattacaaaatgattatgGTTCCTAATAGTAAGGCTTCAAGTTATCTTTAAAATGGTTTTTGAATCACCTAATTTTGTGGTCTGAATCATAACTTCTACTAAGTGCTTTAACCAAATTTTTGAGTGATTATGGTGCTTAAATCGTAAAGCTTCAAATTatcattgaaataatttttgaataacCTAAGTTCTTGGTATGTATTCAGAGATATAGTCATTTTCATAGAGCACCGCAATTTTCTAAAGAAAGCTTAAGATTAATCATTGGGTTTTATAAAGATAACTTCAACTAGACTTTTCAATACCCTGTGACCACCTTTTGGGGTGATTCTTGTACCTAGATCGTATATCTTCGAGTCCTCTTCTGTAATTCCTCAAAATTTTCGATAAGGCATTTGGCACTATTATGGGACTAAAATtagtgaaattttgagaaaatttaaaaaatgagataGTTGGAGAATTTCTATGAAAGTAAAATCGATATTAAAGATggaaaccaataaaaaaattttggatgtGGAAATATGGAAAAAGATTAAACtgaaaattctcaaaatttagaGGATAAAAGTGCAAATTTGACTAAATGAGAAAGgtgaattattattgattatttggtatgagaataaatttgaatatgttttggtGTAAAAAAACTCACTTTTGGCAACAACTggaaaagaattgaaaatatagggactaaattgtaacttttttatttttatcgaTAGAGGGTAATGCAATTTTAACATTGCAATgacatatattaaattttaatgtgatTTATGGTATTTGAGTTTGTGAAAAAAGTGAAATAAGATGTAACAATTCGATTTTCGGTGGTGTCGAAAATGGTGATTCTGGAATTTCGTTTTCTGATGATtccttaaatattattaattaatatttactcgTTAATTGGATATTAGTTAAGGGACAAGTATAACGATCCTAAAGTCAACGGTATTGAAAAATGATGTATTAGGACTTCGTTTTCGTAAATCAAgcttgtaaaaatatttacagagttactgtataagtgaattgaaatttagatagataatttttcaaattagtgaCTAAATAAGGTAAAAAGCCTAATtcgtaaaaattgtaaaagctaatcactattgattttatttgttaaaagggataaatatcattaaacaaattatttaaatgataaataagcCATTATAAAGATAGATGGATGGTTGATGGTGTCTTTTGCTAATaatggttattaaaatttttattaagtaattattaagatatgttaaaatgataaaaacaaataaaattaaaacatcatCATCTTTTATCATCTTCCACCAGCGAAAATcgcaagaaaaagaaacaaaaactccATTTTTGGAGCTTCAACAATCAACCTTGCATGGTAAGGTTTCGGGAATTCGTTTctagtaaattttatatttttgagattgttgtcacttgatttagctaacatgtatgttatttttcaaaactgttagagtttttaaatGCTTCCATCAATGAATTCTTGAAGCTTTTGATGTTAATTTCTTAGATTTCgagcttagaaatgaaaaaggaataGTTTATAAAGTTTAAATGCTAGTTTTTTaacataaggactaaagtgtaaatattttaaaattattatgaaatttatataattatagatATTAGAGTGTTGTAGAAGGATGAAAATTGAAATCGATTGAAAAATGAAGTTCAATTGTGAAAGTTATAGTCTTTTtagttttagggattaaattgaataaaatacaaaactttaggaaacattcaaaattgaattaaaattttataagcataTAATAGATCGATATTAAGTATTTGGGATtgataattgaaatgaattattagtATAGATTGGGATTTGGACCTAACTGTAGATAATCGTAGAAAAGGTAAATTAGTATATTTGTCCTCGACGTTTTGTTAATTGCTAATTTTGTCGTGTAAGTTAATATGAAACTTATTTTATGAATTCAATCTATgtttgtattatattattttgctttttggtttgaattgttttataaatattgtCTTTTGGcatcaaaaggactaaatcgtaaatatgtaacaaaagaataatatgtatagatacatgattttgattgaaTGTGAAATTGCTATGTTATTGTATCGTATGTATACGGTGATGTTACAAGGTATAAATGTTTAAAGATTGCtacccaaaatatatataaaaaaagagtgTGCTCTACATGTGGTTTGAAATTATATAGAAATAGATATGATGTATTGGATGATATCTACAAGATGATATTACacattttaaatgtatatgaatTGCTATTTGAAGTATGATAAGTATGTATATGGCTACATATATTGAATTAGTATGAATTCGTTAATAGGCTTGTGTAAACTTAGTAGatgatttaaatatgaatgTCATGCCATTAGAGTTCAAAAGATATTGCGTGTTGGTCAGGGATTTCTTTATCGATAGCTGAGATCTAGTATGTGTTGCAAATTCTCGATGGCTTGAGTGAGCAGCATCGAATAAAGTAAGCATAGCAATCCCGACCTCTAGCTTTTGAGAGCAAACCCAAATGATACAGACTAGGTACTAGTTCAGGATTTAGTTATCGATGGCTGAGATCTGGTAGTTGTTGCGGATTGTTGATAGCTTTAGTGAGCAACATCGAATAACACTTATATGAGAAATCCTGACCTACAACTTGTGTAAGTAAACCCAAGTTATATAGTTTATATGTTAATGCTCGTGTGAGCAATCCCAATCCTGAGCATctgaaattaatttactatagttctccagacaaaaatgttaaattaaatagaaaggTAATCATCGTAAATATTGAATGAGATTTCAAGGTAAAGTTTTACGATTAGTATGTTTAATAGCAGACGATGGAATGGTATGGTATAATGATGTATGGAATGAATTCGATGTTCATGGTTTGATATGGAACTAACCAATTGGTTTGTTGTGTGAATTTGCATAAGGATGTCAAGGGAAATTTCATGCTTGTATCTTTGTAATTTCAATtgcttaattatttaatgtttaggtTAGTTAAGTTTATTTCCATACagacttactaagcattagtaTGCTTAccattgttttgttttttcttctttatataTCGTCGATTGTGTTCGGTTCGATTGGATCACACCAGAGCTCACACTACCCGTTCTACGATTTGGTAGACTTTTTCCATTTTGGCTCGATTATACGTGGCATGTACATAGTTGTCATTGTGTATATATGTTGTTTTCAAGATTTGTTGCTTTGATCTCTTTATGATATTTGATATTGGGATGaatgtaaattatatgtatgaAAGTGTGTGGTTGATGCTTTGTTCATGTTATACTTGATGGGTTAAATGACATTTTGATGTGGAAAAGGTATGATGAATATGTTGTATTGAATGCAAAAGGGTACGTATAGGTTGTTTTAGCCTATTTTGGCATTGTTTTAGCCTATTTTGGCATGAACCAAAATAGAACTTTGAATTGATTATGTGAGGTGTCATTGAATATCATATtggtttaaatgtttaaaaggATGATGTATGATATGTGATAGCATAATTATTGgatgttttgaataggttttaTTCATGCTAAATGCATTAAGCAGATGTCTTGTAAGGTTAGGTTGAAACAAGTACTAAATAACCTATTTTTGCACCACACGGTTTGACCATATGCATGTGTCCCACACAGGCtggtgacatggccgtgtggccactGGAAAAAGGAAATCTTTGGACCCACATGGTTTCTAAATgttacacgaccatgtgtcacTGCACACGGGCTAGTAACACGATTGTACGACCATTAGaggaaaattttgtttttattccaCACGATCATAGGGAGTTACATGTCCTaggcacacagtcgtgtgaaccctttttgcaaaaatttttgttatttttgaaaaagtttcaGATTGATTTTTAATCATTCTCGAGTCAACTTAAGAGTTTTTTTAAGCTTGATTGAGACTCGGTGTAACatcccgttttcagtgaaatcagaacagtggtttcgagaccacaaattcgattcAGAaaggataatttattttaatattattgcatggtttgcattatgataggaataatgtatgaaaatttcgttaagaaaattttatcgattacatgtttaattaggagaaaaggaccaaattacataaaatgtaaaagttgagttttactagctataagtatcaaatagctatagaattcaaAATCTAAGGTCCTAATTAGACTTATTAGTGGGGTTATTAGATAAGGATGATTAGTCATtcatggaaatttaattaatgaaagggatgaaattgaaagaaaagatgaaaagatgataaattaataaaataagaaaaatatcattattttcatcatctttcccaaattatttccatggaaaccctagctaagagaaaatCATTCAAGCAAGCTATTTtcgcttaattgggtaagtaatcttgtcccatttttagtaatttttatgttttcgagatcgtaataatttaatctagccatctcaaggattaatttgtaaacttatcaaagtactagggtttttccatgaatgaatatagatgaattatgaaattaatgatagaaaatgaaaggttgttgatagataaacaacttttgtaaagtgagttttgatgaaattgtgatttagtgactaaattgtaaagttgtaaaattcatgaaaagttataaaatttatgaaatacatgggctgtaaatattatatgtaaaaattagctaggcttggaataaggattaaattgcatgaatttcattttccgagcgtagggatgaaattatcattaattaaaagtatagaggcaaaatggtaattttgcctaggatgtgaattgaatatgaattgtattacattgagttaaatttaatcGTATAGATCTGGACAATTCAAATATGAagttagatcgtggaaaagaaaaagtatcggattagtagatttttcgTACACGAACatttatcgaggtaagtttgtgtaactaaattgtatatttatatgttttaagttGAATGTTGTGTATTTGCAATGTATATTTGCCatgtatataaaaacaattGCATACCGacaatatttgataaatattaagtcacgtttgaaataaataagattCGATGGATAtagggttcccgaattggttgtggtcttgcatatgttgcggacacaccatagaTCGAAAGAGCACCCTGATATTTgccttctcaagcttctcgttatatggctcttgcgagcttcccgatAATAACTATTTGtagcatcccgattggttgtgattctgcatgtgttgtagacacacca includes the following:
- the LOC105788276 gene encoding serine/threonine-protein phosphatase PP1, which gives rise to MDENLLDNIIRRLLGTKNGRSTKQVQLTEAEIKQLCAASKECFLSQPNLLELEAPIKICGDVHGQFSDLLRLFEYGGYPPTANYLFLGDYVDRGKQSIETICLLLAYKIKYKENFFLLRGNHECASINRIYGFYDECKRRFNVRVWKLFTECFNCLPVAALIDEKILCMHGGLSPDLKTLDQIRSISRPVDVPDQGLLCDLLWADPDKDLDGWGENDRGVSYTFGADIVSEFLKKHDLDLICRAHQVVEDGYEFFAKRQLVTIFSAPNYCGEFDNAGAMMSVDDSLTCSFQILKSLEKKGKGGFGNNTFRPGTPPHKGGKR